The Halogeometricum borinquense DSM 11551 DNA window GAAGCTATTCGATAACCTATTAGCAGACTGATGCCAGACGGTACACTGAGGTCCCGACAGTAGCAGGTGTTTCCCGTCGAACTCACAAAGTTTCGATCCGTGAACGACTGAGCGGAGAACACTATGAGTATAGTATAGTCATATATCAAACACTAGATCGATAGTTGCAACTGACTTATTTCGTCAGCTCCTTTGCACAACTATGAAGCACGGGGGAAGCGGTGACTCGAAGGTGGGGCACGAGGATCTTGATTGGAGAATCATAACAGCAGTCGCAGATGCGAAAGGCGTCGAACCGCTGGATATCGATGACCGACTACACGACATCATCGACGTAGACGCTGTCAAACAGCTGTTCGTCGGGATGCCGGACAAGCGGTCGATGACAGAGGGGCGCGTGAGTTTCACGCTTGACGGCTGCGAAGTCACTATCAACGAGCGGTGGGATATCAACGTCAACTCACACTCTAGTGTCGCGGCCGACTGACCGGAGCCAAGTTTCGAGTTGTGACTCCACGTGCGCGAAGGACTATCTTGACGGCTGGCGAATCGATTCCCATCCGGGAAGTGCGGCCATCGTCTCGCGCACACGCGTTCGTTCAGCATCGGTCAACTCACACAATTCGGCGACTCGTGCGTCGATTCTGTCGTCCACTGACTCGGCGTGACGGTCAAGTTCGGACGCACGCCGGCAGTTTCGTGCGTACCTCGCTAGCGCCTCCGCGTGCGTCTCCGGATCCGGAACGCGGAGTTCGCGGAGTCGTTCTACGGGCGTCGTCTGCGAACTCCGGCCGACCGGCCGCAGTCCGCACGCCCGCCGGTTCGTCACCGTCGTCGCGCCGACCGCTCGAAGCCACGTTGAGACCACGAGGAAGTCTCGCGGCGTCAGCGCGTCGAATCGTAACACGGCTCGCG harbors:
- a CDS encoding HalOD1 output domain-containing protein; translated protein: MKHGGSGDSKVGHEDLDWRIITAVADAKGVEPLDIDDRLHDIIDVDAVKQLFVGMPDKRSMTEGRVSFTLDGCEVTINERWDINVNSHSSVAAD